The Elusimicrobiales bacterium nucleotide sequence CAGTGGGCGTGGGATATCGGCATAGGCGAGCATCTGATACTGGGCCAGGGTGAATCATCCGGCGGGGGCCGAAACCGCGACAGTATTCTTGCCGACGCGGTGGAGGCGCTTATCGGCGCCATATTCGTGGACGGCGGCTATGAAAGCGCGCGCGGTTTCGTGGAAAGCCGGCTTGAAAAAGCCGACCTTTTCCCCGAGGAGACCGATTTCAAAAGCAAACTCCAGGAATCGGTGCAGAAGGCGCGCAAGACCATTCCCCGCTACGAGATAACCCAGACCGTGGGCCCCGAGCACGACAAGACCTTTGAAGTCGCCGTGTTCGTGGGCAAGGACGAGCTTGGCCGCGGGCGGGGCAAAAGCAGGAAGGAGGCGGAGCAGTCCGCCGCCAAAAACGCGCTTTCCAGAGGCTGACACCATGACCACTATTACCGAAACCCAGCAGGCCGTGATAGAGCTGGCGCGCGAAATCGCGCAGAAAAAAATCAAGCCCGTCCGCGCCAGATACGACGCGGAGGAGAAATTCCCCTGGGAAATAGTGGAGGAATACCGCCGGGCGAACTTGTTCGGACTGTGGCTGCCGGAGGCTCTGGGCGGCATGGGGGGCGGAGTGTCGGACCTGGCGCTGGCGGTGGAGGAACTCTCCCGCGTCTGCGGCGCAATCGCGCTGCCGATTGCCACCAGCGCGCTGGGCGCGATGCCGATACTGCTTTGGGGCAGCAAAACCCAGCGTGAGAAATGGCTGCCGGATGTGGCCTCCGGCAAAAGGCTGGCCGCTTTCGCGCTCACCGAGGCGGAGGCCGGCTCCGACGCCACGGCAATAAAGACAGCGGCGGTAAAGCAGCCGGACGGCTCCTATATTCTTAACGGCGCCAAACATTTTATTTCCACCGGCGAAGCAGCGGAGATTTATACGGTGGCCGCTACCACAAACCCCTCGCGCGGCGCGCGCGGAATCACGTTGTTTATTGTTGAAAAGGGGACGCCCGGTTTCTCCTTCGGCAAAAAAGAGGAGAAGATGGGCATACGCGCCAACCCGACCTACGAGATCGTTTTTCAGGACGTAAGGACTCCGGCGGAAAACATGCTGGGCGGCGAGGGGAAGGGGCTGCTGGTTGTGCAGGAAACGCTGGATTATTCCCGCCCCGGCGTCGCCGCGCAGGCGCTGGGCATAGCCCGCGGGGCGCTGGACGAGACTGTTCCGTATCTGCGGACGCGCAAACAGTTCGGCCAGCCGGTATCCTCTTTTCAGGCGATACAGCATTCCCTGGCTGACATGTCCGCCAGCCTTGAGGCGGGATGCGCCATGGTGCATTCTCTTACCGCCGCGATGGACAGGGAATTCCTGCCCGCGGTTGAAGCCGCCATGTCAAACGGCACCACCGTCCACGAGGAGCTAAAAAAAATCCAGACCTGCCGCTGGACGAAAAAATCCGCCATCGCGAAGCTTTTCTGCTCGGAAGCCGCCATGCGCATCACCTGCGACTGCGTCAGCCTCTGCGGCGGCCTGGGTTACATGCGCGACTATCCGGTTGAGAAATTCATGCGCGACGCCAAAATCACACAGATTTACGAAGGCACCAACCACATACAGCGCAACGAAATCGCCGCCGCGCTTATAAAAGAGTACGCGGCTGGAGAGTAATATGCACATTCTTGTTTGCGTAAAGCAGACTCCTGCCACAGACAAAATCGCCGTGGACGAGAAGACCGGCTGCCTCATCCGCGAAGGCGTGGAATCGGCCATAAACCCGTTTGACGAGTTCGCGCTGGAAGAAGCCGTCCGCACCAAAGAGAAGGTCCCCGGCTCAACTGTAACCGCGCTGACTATGGGCCCGCCCCAGGCGGGCGAGGTGCTGCGCGAATGCGTGGCGCGCGGCGCCGACGCCGTGTATCATTTGTGCGACCGCGCGCTTGCCGGCTCCGACACCTGGGCCACCAGCTACGCGCTTTCCTGCGCCGTAAGGAAAATCTCCCAGCTTAAAGGCCAGGTCCATATAGTTTTCTGCGGCAAGCAGACAAACGACAGCGACACCGGGCATATCGGCCCGCAAATCGCCACCTGGCTGGACTGGCCAAACGCCGCCTTCGTCCGCAAAATAGAAACTGTGGACGAAAAAACAGTCCGCGTCCAGCGGCTTATGGAGGACGGGACCGATATTCTGGAAATGCCGCTCCCGGCGGTGGTAAGCGTCATAAAGGAAATAAACACGCCGCGCATCGCCTCGCTCAAAGGCAGGCTGGCGGCTAAAAAAACGGCCATAAATACTCTTTCCGTCGCCGACATCGGCGCGGACGCGGCGCGGCTGGGACAGGCCTCCCCCACGGCGGTAATCCGCTGCTTTACGCCGCCGGCGCGCACCTCCACCGCCGTCAGAATATCCGGCGCGGACGCCAGAGAAAAGGCGCGCAACCTCGCGCTGAAACTAAAGGAAATAAAGGCGGTCTGATGGCTAAAATCACTGTCAACGAAGCCCGCTGCACCGGCTGCGGCTCCTGCCTTAAAGTCTGTCCCGAGCATTGCATAATGCTTGCCGCTTCCGATTCCGTCCGGACGGAGACAAAGGGCAAAGTCCCCTATCCCTCGCTTGCGGTTATAGACGAGGGCGCCTGCTCGCTCTGCGGCGCCTGCGCCTCCGCCTGCGCCGCGCTGGCAAAAAACGCGCCGGAAAAAAACCTTTTCAACGCCATAACGCTGGCCGCGCGCGAAACCGCCGGCAAGGATATTTCCGCCTATAAAAACGTCTGGTGCTATGCCGAGGTGCTCCACGGCGAAATAAATCCCGTCTCCTACGAACTGCTTTCCGTGGGAGCCACCCTGGCGGCGGACCTGGGCGCGGATTTGTGCGCCGTCGTGCTGGGCGGCAATTCGCTGTCTTTTGCCAGCGAGTTGGTGGCCAGGGGCGCAAAAAAAGTCTATGTCTGCGAATCGCCGGAGCTGGAAAATTTCGTGGATGATGTTTACGCCAAATGCCTGGCGGACATCGTAAAGACATACAAGCCGGATAAATTCCTGCTTCCGGCGACGACTATAGGCCGCTCGCTTGCCGCCAAAGTCGCCATTCTGTGCGATACCGGCCTTACCGCCGATGCCACAAGCGCGGTGATAGACAAAGCCAGCGGGCTTATGCATGTAACCCGCCCCACCTTCGGCGGCAACCTGATGGCCACCATCACCTGCGCGCATTCCCGCCCGGAGATGTGCAGCCTGCGCCCGCTGACCTATCCTCAGGCAAAGCCGGATTACAAGCGGCGGGGGGAAGTCATCAATTTCAAGTTCAGCCCCGCCAAATACGCCTCAAAGACGAAATTCGTCTCTTTCGTGCAGGAGGAGGCCGGCGAGATAGACATAGGCGCGGCTGAAATCATAGTCGCCGGCGGGCGCGGCGTGGGCAAGGCGGAGGGCTTCCACATGCTGCACGACCTGGCAAAAGAGCTTGGCGGCGCGGTGGGCGCCTCGCGCGCGGCGGTGGATTCCGGCTGGGTAGCCTACCGCCATCAGGTGGGCCTTACCGGCAAGACGGTAAAACCGAAAATCTACATCGCCTGCGGCATTTCCGGCCAGGTGCAGCATCTGGCGGGGATGACCTCCTCCGACGTGATAATCTCCGTCAACAAGGACGCGCAGGCCGCGCTTATGGACCATGCGCATTACGCGGTGGAGGGCGACCTGCACGAGATTGTCCCCGCGCTTATTGACGAAATCCGCAAAATCAAATCCGGCGCATGAAAATAAATCTGCCCGTTTTTCTGAGCACGGTGAAGTCCAAACTGGACGGCGGCAAGCCGTTTGTGATTGCCGTGCAGGAAACCGCGCGGGAACTCTATCCCGAAAATCCCGCCGCCGCGGCGGACGCCGCGCTGGAAGAGGTGTCCCGCCTGCTACAGGTGCCGCCGGTGATTGTGATGCTGCGCGGCGAAAAAGTGGTAACCGCCGCACTGGAAGCCTTGAACGGCGGCGGCGCGGCTGCAGCCGAAGCTCCCGCCGCGCAAAACACCGCATATCCCGACCATCCCGTTGACCCTGCCGATGACAATGACCAGGAATATGCCCCGCCCGCGCGCCGCGCGCCGGACACCCGCGAACGGGACGGCGCGATGGACCCGCAGAACACTTCCCTAAAACCCGACGGCGGAGGCGGACGGCTCTTCCTTGCCATCATAATAGCCGCAATTGCCGCCATTGCGTGGTTTCAC carries:
- a CDS encoding FAD-binding protein, whose product is MAKITVNEARCTGCGSCLKVCPEHCIMLAASDSVRTETKGKVPYPSLAVIDEGACSLCGACASACAALAKNAPEKNLFNAITLAARETAGKDISAYKNVWCYAEVLHGEINPVSYELLSVGATLAADLGADLCAVVLGGNSLSFASELVARGAKKVYVCESPELENFVDDVYAKCLADIVKTYKPDKFLLPATTIGRSLAAKVAILCDTGLTADATSAVIDKASGLMHVTRPTFGGNLMATITCAHSRPEMCSLRPLTYPQAKPDYKRRGEVINFKFSPAKYASKTKFVSFVQEEAGEIDIGAAEIIVAGGRGVGKAEGFHMLHDLAKELGGAVGASRAAVDSGWVAYRHQVGLTGKTVKPKIYIACGISGQVQHLAGMTSSDVIISVNKDAQAALMDHAHYAVEGDLHEIVPALIDEIRKIKSGA
- a CDS encoding electron transfer flavoprotein subunit beta/FixA family protein; translation: MHILVCVKQTPATDKIAVDEKTGCLIREGVESAINPFDEFALEEAVRTKEKVPGSTVTALTMGPPQAGEVLRECVARGADAVYHLCDRALAGSDTWATSYALSCAVRKISQLKGQVHIVFCGKQTNDSDTGHIGPQIATWLDWPNAAFVRKIETVDEKTVRVQRLMEDGTDILEMPLPAVVSVIKEINTPRIASLKGRLAAKKTAINTLSVADIGADAARLGQASPTAVIRCFTPPARTSTAVRISGADAREKARNLALKLKEIKAV
- the rnc gene encoding ribonuclease III; the protein is MLEEKTGYVFKDPQLLRLALTHRSYAAEHRGCGYNERLEFLGDSILGMITAHYVYQRLRDCDEGGLAKLKARLVSGPALAQWAWDIGIGEHLILGQGESSGGGRNRDSILADAVEALIGAIFVDGGYESARGFVESRLEKADLFPEETDFKSKLQESVQKARKTIPRYEITQTVGPEHDKTFEVAVFVGKDELGRGRGKSRKEAEQSAAKNALSRG
- a CDS encoding acyl-CoA dehydrogenase family protein; the protein is MTTITETQQAVIELAREIAQKKIKPVRARYDAEEKFPWEIVEEYRRANLFGLWLPEALGGMGGGVSDLALAVEELSRVCGAIALPIATSALGAMPILLWGSKTQREKWLPDVASGKRLAAFALTEAEAGSDATAIKTAAVKQPDGSYILNGAKHFISTGEAAEIYTVAATTNPSRGARGITLFIVEKGTPGFSFGKKEEKMGIRANPTYEIVFQDVRTPAENMLGGEGKGLLVVQETLDYSRPGVAAQALGIARGALDETVPYLRTRKQFGQPVSSFQAIQHSLADMSASLEAGCAMVHSLTAAMDREFLPAVEAAMSNGTTVHEELKKIQTCRWTKKSAIAKLFCSEAAMRITCDCVSLCGGLGYMRDYPVEKFMRDAKITQIYEGTNHIQRNEIAAALIKEYAAGE